Proteins from a genomic interval of Medicago truncatula cultivar Jemalong A17 chromosome 3, MtrunA17r5.0-ANR, whole genome shotgun sequence:
- the LOC25489240 gene encoding DELLA protein 1, with product MKREHQESFGGGVISNNNKTNTNHLNSSKNINFGECSSMQNTNTKQNMWREEKETNGGGMDELLAALGYKVRSSDMADVAQKLEQLEMVMGSAQEEGINHLSSDTVHYDPTDLYSWVQTMLTELNPDSSQINDPLASLGSSSEILNNTFNDDSEYDLSAIPGMAAYPPQEENTAAKRMKTWSEPESEPAVVMSPPPAVENTRPVVLVDTQETGVRLVHTLMACAEAIQQKNLKLAEALVKHISLLASLQTGAMRKVASYFAQALARRIYGNPEETIDSSFSEILHMHFYESSPYLKFAHFTANQAILEAFAGAGRVHVIDFGLKQGMQWPALMQALALRPGGPPTFRLTGIGPPQADNTDALQQVGWKLAQLAQTIGVQFEFRGFVCNSIADLDPNMLEIRPGEAVAVNSVFELHTMLARPGSVEKVLNTVKKINPKIVTIVEQEANHNGPVFVDRFTEALHYYSSLFDSLEGSNSSSNNSNSNSTGLGSPSQDLLMSEIYLGKQICNVVAYEGVDRVERHETLTQWRSRMGSAGFEPVHLGSNAFKQASTLLALFAGGDGYRVEENNGCLMLGWHTRSLIATSAWKLPQNESK from the coding sequence atgaagagagaacaCCAAGAAAGTTTTGGTGGGGGTGTgattagcaacaacaacaaaacaaacaccAACCACCTTAACAGCAGCAAAAACATCAACTTTGGTGAATGTTCATCAATgcaaaacacaaacacaaaacaaaacatgtggagagaagaaaaagaaaccaacGGTGGTGGAATGGACGAGTTGTTAGCAGCATTAGGTTACAAGGTTCGCTCTTCCGACATGGCTGATGTAGCTCAAAAGCTTGAACAGCTTGAGATGGTTATGGGTAGTGCTCAAGAAGAAGGTATCAATCATCTTTCTTCTGATACTGTTCACTATGACCCAACCGATCTATATTCATGGGTTCAAACCATGCTCACTGAACTCAACCCTGATTCTTCTCAAATCAACGACCCTTTGGCTTCTTTGGGTTCTTCTTCTGAAATCCTCAACAACACTTTCAATGATGATTCTGAGTATGATCTTAGCGCTATTCCTGGAATGGCAGCATACCCACCTCAAGAAGAAAACACAGCTGCTAAACGAATGAAGACTTGGTCTGAACCAGAATCTGAACCGGCGGTAGTGATGTCACCACCGCCGGCGGTGGAAAATACAAGACCGGTGGTTCTTGTTGACACACAAGAAACTGGTGTTCGTCTTGTTCATACTTTAATGGCTTGTGCAGAAGCGATTCAGCAAAAGAATCTGAAACTTGCAGAAGCGCTTGTGAAGCATATAAGCTTATTAGCTTCGTTACAAACCGGTGCGATGAGAAAAGTTGCTTCCTATTTCGCACAAGCACTTGCAAGAAGAATCTACGGTAACCCAGAAGAAACAATCGATTCATCATTCTCAGAAATTCTTCACATGCACTTCTATGAATCTTCACCTTATCTCAAATTCGCTCATTTCACTGCTAATCAAGCTATTCTCGAAGCTTTCGCCGGTGCCGGAAGAGTTCATGTTATAGATTTTGGTCTTAAACAAGGGATGCAATGGCCTGCGCTTATGCAAGCGCTGGCATTACGTCCTGGCGGTCCTCCTACGTTCCGGTTAACCGGCATCGGACCGCCGCAGGCGGACAATACTGATGCTTTGCAACAAGTTGGCTGGAAATTAGCTCAGCTTGCTCAGACAATCGGTGTTCAGTTCGAATTTCGTGGATTTGTTTGTAACAGTATTGCGGATCTTGACCCGAATATGCTTGAGATCCGACCCGGTGAAGCTGTTGCTGTTAACTCCGTTTTCGAGCTTCATACCATGTTAGCTCGACCCGGTTCAGTTGAGAAAGTTCTCAACACTGTTAAGAAGATAAACCCTAAAATCGTAACAATCGTTGAGCAAGAAGCGAATCATAACGGACCGGTTTTCGTAGACCGGTTTACCGAAGCTTTACATTATTACTCAAGCTTATTCGATTCACTGGAGGGTTCGAATTCGAGTTCGAATAATTCCAACTCGAACTCGACCGGGTTGGGTTCACCGAGTCAGGATTTGTTGATGTCAGAGATTTATTTGGGAAAGCAAATATGTAACGTGGTGGCTTATGAAGGAGTGGACCGAGTTGAAAGACATGAGACTTTGACTCAATGGCGGTCTAGGATGGGTTCAGCTGGGTTCGAACCGGTTCATTTGGGTTCAAATGCGTTTAAACAAGCTAGTACTTTGTTAGCTTTGTTTGCTGGTGGTGATGGTTATAGGGTTGAGGAAAATAATGGATGTCTTATGTTAGGGTGGCATACAAGGTCACTCATTGCTACTTCTGCTTGGAAGCTTCCACAAAATGAGTCCAAGTGA